One genomic segment of Azospirillaceae bacterium includes these proteins:
- a CDS encoding P1 family peptidase, translated as MRAQGWNAGARAKPRARDLGLPFPGECGISNAITDVPGVEVGYATLIEDPPAGPAGAVRTGVTVVLPRGRSGPAVEPVWAGFHSLNGNGEMTGTHWIREAGYFQGPVAITNTHSVGIVHQALARWMVEGQRGRSAAYTWMLPVVAETCDAHLNDMNGFHVAERHVVEAIGSATGGPIAEGNVGGGTGMICFEFKGGTGTASRRVRVEGVDYTVGCLVQANFGLRPLLRILGVPVGEHLAEGRIWTGEQGSIIAVVATDAPLLPTQLERLARRAGLGIGRTGTPSGDGSGDLCLAFSTVGAEVGPQGLPTLPFLPHAKLDPMFEATAQAVEEAIVNALVAAETMVGRDGHRVEAIDHGRLVEVMGRYGRMKA; from the coding sequence ATGAGGGCGCAGGGATGGAACGCTGGCGCGCGAGCGAAACCCCGCGCGCGGGACCTTGGACTGCCCTTCCCGGGGGAGTGCGGGATTTCGAACGCGATCACCGACGTACCGGGCGTGGAGGTCGGCTACGCCACGTTGATCGAGGACCCGCCGGCAGGGCCGGCGGGCGCCGTGCGGACCGGGGTGACGGTGGTGCTGCCGCGCGGCCGGTCGGGACCGGCCGTCGAACCGGTTTGGGCCGGCTTCCACTCGCTGAACGGCAACGGCGAGATGACGGGCACCCACTGGATACGGGAGGCCGGCTATTTCCAGGGGCCGGTCGCAATCACCAACACCCACAGCGTCGGCATCGTCCACCAGGCGCTCGCGCGCTGGATGGTCGAGGGCCAGCGCGGCCGGTCGGCCGCCTACACCTGGATGCTGCCCGTGGTGGCCGAGACCTGCGATGCGCACCTCAACGACATGAACGGCTTCCACGTCGCCGAACGGCACGTCGTCGAGGCGATCGGGTCGGCGACCGGCGGCCCGATCGCCGAGGGCAATGTCGGTGGCGGCACGGGCATGATCTGCTTCGAGTTCAAGGGCGGGACGGGAACGGCGTCGCGCAGGGTCCGGGTCGAAGGCGTCGATTACACCGTCGGGTGCCTGGTCCAGGCGAACTTCGGCCTGCGGCCCCTGCTGCGCATTCTGGGCGTCCCCGTCGGGGAGCATCTGGCCGAAGGGCGGATCTGGACCGGCGAGCAGGGATCCATCATCGCGGTCGTCGCCACCGACGCCCCCCTGCTCCCCACCCAGCTCGAACGGCTGGCACGCCGCGCCGGGCTTGGCATCGGACGGACGGGCACACCGTCCGGCGACGGGTCGGGCGACCTCTGCCTCGCCTTCTCGACGGTCGGCGCCGAGGTCGGCCCTCAGGGCCTTCCGACCCTCCCGTTCCTGCCCCATGCCAAGCTGGACCCGATGTTCGAAGCCACGGCCCAGGCGGTCGAGGAGGCGATCGTGAACGCCCTTGTCGCGGCGGAGACGATGGTGGGCCGGGACGGCCACCGGGTCGAGGCCATCGACCACGGCCGGCTTGTCGAGGTGATGGGCCGGTACGGGCGGATGAAGGCATGA
- a CDS encoding MurR/RpiR family transcriptional regulator yields the protein MTRAVAGARERDMLPFLEKIRAKQAGFTRSERMIAAYLTAHARELPFETAASIARKIGVSQMTVGRFLRSLGYDGLPGLKAELGRLRQVAWLIGDRYERITAAQDGAHGAGGRRNLAQSLDMEVRALVGVYEQARTPRFARVAERIATAGRVYVAGFQTVRGVALDCAQRLEYVRPGVRFLDGANGTYAELFAEGRDPPFLLLVDIHRYSRQAVLLAREAARLGIDLAVVTDTVCYWASDCTEDVFLIQTEVNLFWDSNGPLTSFLNLLVAEVIARIGPAVGERIKELQALQEQFDAFAE from the coding sequence ATGACCCGGGCCGTCGCAGGCGCGCGGGAACGGGACATGCTCCCGTTCCTGGAAAAGATCCGCGCGAAGCAGGCCGGCTTCACGCGCTCGGAGCGGATGATCGCGGCCTATCTGACGGCGCACGCCCGCGAACTGCCGTTCGAAACGGCCGCGTCCATCGCGCGCAAGATCGGCGTGAGCCAGATGACGGTCGGGCGGTTCCTGCGCTCGCTGGGCTACGACGGGCTTCCCGGCCTGAAGGCGGAGCTGGGACGGCTGCGACAGGTCGCGTGGCTGATCGGCGACCGCTACGAGCGCATCACGGCGGCCCAGGACGGGGCGCACGGTGCCGGCGGCCGGCGGAACCTCGCCCAGAGCCTGGACATGGAGGTCCGGGCGCTGGTGGGTGTCTATGAGCAGGCGCGAACGCCCCGTTTCGCCCGTGTGGCGGAACGGATCGCCACGGCGGGACGGGTGTACGTCGCCGGCTTCCAGACGGTCCGCGGGGTGGCCTTGGATTGCGCGCAGCGCCTGGAATACGTCCGCCCGGGCGTTCGGTTCCTGGACGGCGCCAACGGCACCTACGCCGAGCTGTTCGCGGAAGGCCGCGACCCGCCATTCCTTCTGCTGGTCGACATCCACCGCTATTCCCGCCAAGCCGTTCTCCTGGCGCGCGAGGCCGCGCGGCTGGGCATCGATCTGGCGGTGGTGACGGACACCGTGTGCTACTGGGCGTCGGATTGCACGGAGGATGTCTTCCTGATCCAGACCGAGGTGAACCTGTTCTGGGACAGCAACGGCCCCCTCACCAGCTTCCTCAATCTGTTGGTCGCCGAGGTCATCGCGCGGATCGGGCCTGCGGTCGGCGAGCGCATCAAGGAACTCCAGGCGCTGCAGGAGCAGTTCGACGCCTTCGCCGAGTGA